From the genome of Vulpes lagopus strain Blue_001 chromosome 2, ASM1834538v1, whole genome shotgun sequence, one region includes:
- the ZNF581 gene encoding zinc finger protein 581: protein MLVLLLAPSPQPLALPSTEAMEAPPSRTGRSPEPEPSSSTGPPQTSSSPKPSHYLLIDTQGVPYTVLVDQESQREPGADGASAQKKCYSCPVCSRVFEYMSYLQRHSITHSEVKPFECDTCGKAFKRASHLARHHSIHRAGGGRPHGCPLCPRRFREAGELAQHSRVHSGERPFQCPHCPRRFMEQNTLQKHTRWKHP from the coding sequence atgctggtgctgctgttgGCCCCCAGCCCGCAGCCCCTGGCGCTACCCTCCACAGAAGCCATGGAGGCCCCCCCTTCTCGGACAGGCCGGTCTCCAGAACCTGAACCTTCCTCATCCACAGGACCACCCCAGACTTCCTCCTCTCCGAAGCCTAGCCACTACCTGCTCATTGACACCCAGGGTGTCCCCTACACGGTGCTGGTGGACCAGGAGTCTCAGAGGGAGCCCGGGGCAGACGGGGCTTCAGCCCAGAAAAAGTGTTACAGCTGCCCCGTGTGCTCCCGGGTCTTCGAGTACATGTCCTACTTGCAGCGACACAGCATCACCCACTCGGAGGTGAAGCCCTTTGAGTGTGACACCTGTGGGAAGGCATTCAAGCGGGCCAGTCACCTGGCTCGGCACCACTCCATTCACCGGGCTGGTGGTGGGCGACCCCACGGCTGCCCACTTTGCCCTCGCCGCTTCCGGGAGGCAGGTGAGCTGGCCCAGCACAGCCGGGTGCACTCAGGGGAGCGCCCATTTCAGTGCCCACATTGCCCACGCCGATTTATGGAGCAGAACACGCTGCAAAAGCACACTCGATGGAAGCATCCATGA
- the CCDC106 gene encoding coiled-coil domain-containing protein 106, which translates to MNDPNSRRRTLKKDDEAFEISIPFDETPHLDPQIFYSLSPSRGNFEESPEAPSPTVALMNGVRAQLHMALERNSWLQKRIEDLEEERDFLRCQLDKFISSARMDAEDHCRVKPGSRRVEGDGRGGAGGEASDPESAASSLSGVSEEGSTVERKRQKQKGGAGRRRFGKPKARERQRVKDADGVLCRYKKILGTFQKLKSMSRAFEHHRVDRNTVALTTPIAELLIVAPEKLAEVGEFDPSKERLLEYSRRCFLALDDETLKKVQALKKSKLLLPITYRFKR; encoded by the exons ATGAATGACCCAAACAGCCGGAGGAGGACAC TGAAGAAAGACGATGAGGCCTTCGAGATCTCCATCCCCTTCGATGAGACGCCCCACCTAGACCCACAGATCTTTTACAGTCTGAGCCCCTCTCGGGGAAACTTCGAGG AGTCTCCGGAGGCCCCATCCCCGACAGTAGCCCTGATGAATGGTGTCAGGGCCCAGCTGCACATGGCCCTGGAGAGGAACTCCTGGTTACAGAAGCGCATTGAGGacctggaggaggagagggactTCTTGCGGTGTCAGCTAGACAAGTTTATATCCTCTGCCCGCATGGATGCAG AGGATCACTGCCGGGTGAAGCCTGGGTCCAGGCGGGTTGAGGGggatggcaggggtggggctgggggcgagGCCTCAGACCCGGAGTCAGCGGCCTCCTCGCTCAGTGGAGTGTCTGAAGAAGGCAGTAcggtggagaggaagaggcagaagcagaagggagGTGCTGGCCGGAGGCGCTTTGGGAAGCCCAAGGCCCGGGAGAGGCAGCGGG TGAAGGATGCAGACGGTGTCCTCTGCCGCTACAAGAAGATACTGGGCACCTTCCAGAAGCTGAAGAGCATGTCCCGGGCCTTTGAGCACCACCGCGTAGACCGAAACACGGTGGCGCTGACCACGCCCATCGCGGAGCTGCTTATCGTGGCCCCAGAGAAGCTGGCGGAGGTAGGCGAGTTCGACCCTTCCAAGGAGCGTCTGCTCGAGTACTCGCGCCGCTGCTTCCTGGCCCTGGACGACGAGACCCTCAAGAAGGTGCAGGCTCTCAAGAAGAGCAAGCTGCTGTTGCCCATAACCTACCGCTTCAAGCGGTGA